The Schistocerca piceifrons isolate TAMUIC-IGC-003096 chromosome 11, iqSchPice1.1, whole genome shotgun sequence genome includes the window tctggtgccatgtgaagtccatcatgatcgctggtgcagatagggacgcactatgggcgtaacttgtacaacccatcaggcgtttaggcccaatttgaggaatagtgggtatggttacaacgccggtacaatgctgagtgccaaggtcttagtgcacttaggaccagtggtacaccacgtaaggtgtccttccccaaaaggctcgtacttctgtagaattgtgaaaaatggaggtcaaaccccaagtgggaccatcacatggaaggccgaaacagttgaaactccttttagtcgcctcttacgacaggcaggaatacctcgggcctattcttaccctggacccaCAGGGagagcgaacagaaataacctcgtagcccgctttgaaactcaacggcagctgaacactatcaaaggtcaaggaaagtgtccgggtcagtacaaggtcattgttgacctttttcatgaccctatggacagctgtcacgccctgctcaacgaggaaagactgaatctcctcgtcagtcaatccgtcgagtgatcgagtatataccacaccTTGAgacgaatttaaagtgcggtgagcctccacccggacagggaacgtgtacaggagtgtggcccgaagcagtttttgtgcctgaaaggcgctctcattttctagtaacaaggtaccattacgcaacctagtacacgacttgacagatccggctatgtcatctacgcccttctggataatgaaagggttgacagaggaaaaatccttgccgtcctcaaatcgagaaactacgaggaactgtggggcagacgGTAGTACTTtcgtcactggtggctggtcaagtttccatttatgggcagaagtcgagagagaagaagacaaatccattgtggaggaatctcccatgattgccagcgtctccgatggcgctctccttccttgtggggacccacTCAGAGGGTACTCCCGCCTTAggtgagaaacagacggagggaccaatcggcatgatcagaaggtatcagctcaggcaatcacccctctctgggcctggcctttaccagggcgTACATgcatgccttacttgtctacccagggtggggaattactcgttaccctgtcaccggctacgcatacgaacgcgtgggtcggctttcaggcgcgcacagggaggaaagaagaagatgaagaaaaagaagaagaagaaaaagaaaaagaagaagaagaaaaagaaaaagaagaagaagaaaaagaaaaagaagaagaagaaaaagaaaaagaagaagaagatgaagaagaagatgaagaagaagatgaagaagaagatgaagaagaagatgaagaagaagatgaagaagaagatgaagaagaagatgaagaaaaagatgaagaaaaagatgaagatgaagaaaaagatgaagatgaagaaaaagatgaagatgaagaaaaagatgaagatgaagatgaagaaaaagatgaagatgaagatgaagaaaaagatgaagatgaagatgaagaaaaagatgatgatgaagaaaaagatgaagatgaagatgaagaaaaagatgaagatgaagatgaaaaaggaggaggaggagatgaaggaggcaaggaggagatgaaggaggcaaggaggagatgaaggaggcaaggaggagatgaaggaggcaaggaggagatgaaggaggcaaggaggagatgaaggaggcaaggagaagaagaaggaggcaaggagaagaagaaggaggcaaggagaagaagaaggaggcaaggagaagaagaaggaggcaaggagaagaagaaggaggcaaggagaagaagaaggaggcaaggagaagaagaaggaggcaaggagaagaagaagaaggcaaggagaagaagaagaaggcaaggagaagaagaagaaggcaaggagaagaagaagaaggcaaggagaagaagaagaaggcaaggagaagaagaagaaggcaaggagaagaagaagaaggcaaggagaagaagaagaaggcaaggagaagaagaagaaggcaaggagaagaagaagaaggcaaggagaagaagaagaaggcaaggagaagaagaagaaggcaaggagaagaagaagaaggcaaggagaagaagaagaaggcaaggagaagaagaagaaggcaaggagaagaagaagaaggcaaggagaagaagaagaaggcaaggagaagaagaagaaggcaaggagaagaagaagaaggcaaggagaagaagaagaaggcaaggagaagaagaagaaggcaaggagaagaagaagaaggcaaggagaagaagaagaaggcaaggagaagaagaagaaggcaaggagaagaagaagaaggcaaggagaagaagaagaaggcaaggagaagaagaagaaggcaaggagaagaagaagaaggcaaggagaagaagaagaaggcaaggagaagaagaagaaggcaaggagaagaagaagaaggcaaggagaagaagaagaaggcaaggagaagaagaagaaggcaaggagaagaagaagaaggcaaggagaagaagaagaaggcaaggagaagaagaagaaggcaaggagaagaagaagaaggcaaggagaagaagaagaaggcaaggagaagaagaagaaggcaaggagaagaagaagaaggcaaggagaagaagaagaaggcaaggagaagaagaagaaggcaaggagaagaagaagaaggcaaggagaagaagaagaaggcaaggagaagaagaagaaggcaaggagaagaagaagaaggcaaggagaagaagaagaaggcaaggagaagaagaagaaggcaaggagaagaagaagaaggcaaggagaagaagaagaaggcaaggagaagaagaagaaggcaaggagaagaagaagaaggcaaggagaagaagaagaaggcaaggggaagaagaagaaggcaaggagaagaagaagaaggcaaggagaagaagaagaaggcaaggggaagaagaagaaggcaaggagaagaagaagaaggcaaggagaagaagaagaaggcaaggagaagaagaaggcaaggagaagaagaaggcaaggagaagaagaaggcaaggagaagaagaaggcaaggagaagaaggaggcaaggagaagaaggaggcaaggagaagaaggaggcaaggagaagaaggaggcaaggagaagaaggaggcaaggagaagaaggaggcaagggaaagagtaaggaggacagtgagatggagaagaacaaggtaaagaaccaaccaaaggaaggaagaaacgagaagtgaaaaacaaaAATGACAGCAAATATAGgttgtggaaccgtccgtctctggacgcaggCACTAACAACGCCCtagagggggagggactccttttagtcgcctcttacgacaggcaggaatacctcgggcctattctaatccccggacccgcagggggagtggTCAGGTTGTCAGAGGCTTAACAGCAATTGTAACAGATGGGATTTAGTAAGTTATTGGCACTGCCCTAATTTAATACTGTGGTATTCGCCAAATGGCTTTAGTAAAGCCGTAGAGATCTTGAACGAAGGCAGACAGCTCTGATGTCTTTCCATCAAGGATGGAAGTAAGGCATATGCCATGGCCACTTTCCCAGAAAAGCTAATGTACCGAAGCACGACATTCACTGTGGCTCATCCAtattgcatatacactactggccattaaaattgctacagcaagaataaatgcagatagtaaacgggtatttattggacacatatactagaactgacatgtgattacactttcacatattttgggtgcatagatcctgaaaaatcattacccagaataaccacctctgactgtaataacggccttgagacacctgggcattcagtcaaacagggcttggactGGGAtcaaacgaagggtagagccacgggtagtaacacatctgaaatgtaacgtccactgttcaaaatgccgtcagtggaaacaagaggtgaccaagacgtgtagccaaaggcaccccataccatcacactgggtgatacgccagtatggcgatgacgaatacacgcttccaatgtgcgttcaccgcgatgtcgtcaaacacggatgcgaccatcgtggtgctgtaaacagaacctggattcatctgaaaaaaatgacgttttgccattcatgcacccaggttcatcgttgactaaaccatcgcaggcgctcctgtctgatgcagcatcaagggtaaccggagccatggtctccgagctgatagtccatgctgctgcaaacgtcgtcgaactgttcgtgcagatggttgttgtcttgcaaacgtccccatctgttgactctaggatggagacgtggctgcacgatccgttacagccgtgcggataagatacctgtcatctcgactgcaggtgatacgaggccgttgggatccatcacggcgttccgtattaccctcctgaacccaccgattcaatattctgctaacagtcattggatctcgaccgatgcgagcagcaatgtcgcgatgcggaaaaccacaatcgcgataggctacagtccgacctctatcaaagtcggaaacgtggaggtatgcatttctcctccttacacgaggcatcacaacaaaatttcaccaggcaacgccggtcaactgctgtttgtgtatgagaaatctgttggaaactttcctcatgttagcacgttgtaggtgtcgccactggcgccaagcttgtgtgaatgctctgaaaagctaatcatttgcatatcacagcatcttcttcctgtcggttaaatttcggttctgtagcacgtcatcttcgtggtgtagcaattttagtggccagtagtgtatttagtaacAAAGTGAAGCACAAATATGCAGGATACAGAGGTGTAGCACTGAGATACAGCGATTACTGTGACCGCCTGCTTTACTACACAGAAAAATTTCCACAtatcagcaccgtattctgcctgtttgcacatctctgtatttgaatacagatgcctgtatcagtttctttggcgcttcagtgtaaagctATGAGTaaggcaaaaatgattttttttaccgagtagtttctgtaaaattggtTGCGAAACCTTCAAGGCGTGAGTATTCTGTAATCAAAGCACGTCACTAGCTGGCCGAAAGCGGGCATACAATGTCGGTCTCTCTTTCCGAACAAATcgtccagcgctttggacgaaaactggtcgctGCGCGCGTCAGAGTGTCCTGTGCAGAATCTGCAACTCTTCCTTAGAATTCTTCTGATGGCCCAGTCTAGCATGCGCCGTACTTCCTATTAATTTCCCTTGATCGTTCCACTTCAGACCACTCTTTACACATACTCCTGGATATGCTATGTAAGTAACTGCATcccatgattattctgcaattgtgtaatcacacAACAAAGGGGTTTCTGTCTATGTATTTGCAGTAGGTTACTTTTATGCTGAAGGACAACTGCTATTCCCTGCACTAAGTGTCACGACGTCTATGTAC containing:
- the LOC124719792 gene encoding trichohyalin-like, whose protein sequence is MRTAPGAPSAIRRERFFSTSLISLNTHTPPPPPPPPPPPPMQQEESRGAGIEADKIEMVEVAGGEEEEGWPLRQRWQGPWGRRIWKAEAEPPDGRRRRRGGQDREDEEEDEEEDEEEDEEEDEEEDEEEDEEKDEEKDEDEEKDEDEEKDEDEEKDEDEDEEKDEDEDEEKDEDEDEEKDDDEEKDEDEDEEKDEDEDEKGGGGDEGGEEEGGKEKKKEARRRRRRQGEEEGGKEKKKEARRRRRRQGEEEGGKEKKKKARRRRRRQGEEEEGKEKKKKARRRRRRQGEEEEGKEKKKKARRRRRRQGEEEEGKEKKKKARRRRRRQGEEEEGKEKKKKARRRRRRQGEEEEGKEKKKKARRRRRRQGEEEEGKEKKKKARRRRRRQGEEEEGKEKKKKARRRRRRQGEEEEGKEKKKKARRRRRRQGEEEEGKEKKKKARRRRRRQGEEEEGKEKKKKARRRRRRQGEEEEGKEKKKKARRRRRRQGEEEEGKEKKKKARRRRRRQGEEEEGKEKKKKARRRRRRQGEEEEGKEKKKKARRRRRRQGEEEEGKEKKKKARRRRRRQGEEEEGKEKKKKARRRRRRQGEEEEGKEKKKKARRRRRRQGEEEEGKEKKKKARRRRRRQGEEEEGKEKKKKARRRRRRQGEEEGKEKKKARRRRRQGEEEGKEKKEARRRRRQGEEGGKEKKEARRRRRQGEEGGKGKSKEDRGF